A window of Ruminiclostridium herbifermentans genomic DNA:
GCAGTAATAAGTATATTTGTAGCATTTCCATCATTTTTAAGCTTTCTTACAAGCTTGGTAAGCTCTGTAATGCAGTCTTCAGCAGCTTCAAATACCTGCTTTTCCGTCGATGCATTATCGCCTCGTCCATCTATGGTGTTGTGATATACATAAATTAAATCCTGCCCAACTGTAACGGCTCGCAATTCTTCTTTTGACATGGTTCTTATATCATCAAAACTGACACAAGTGGATTTGGGATATTTCTTTTTAAGTACTGTAGCCCTTTGCTCCGTGCTTTTTGTAGGCATTCCATCTATGCGAACCTCACCCGAATCGGAGTATGAAATTTCTTCACCTGGAAGTAGGGCAGCCATTCCCAGAGATGTATAGGAGGGCAATACCCCTAACATGGTATCAAGGTTCACTATTCCTTTGTGTTCTGTATTTAGTACGTCACATAGTTCTTTAGCAACCTCGTATCGCAGCCCATCACTTATTACCACAAACAACTTTTCTCCTTTATCAATGTAAGAAGACACAATCTTTTTACAAAACTGTTGCTGTGGTATTTCAGAAGGCAGAGACCATTGGGTTTGTAAACCTAAAACTGCTGATTCCCATTTTACCGAGAGCTCCGACAAAAAGAAGTTTATATAAGTATTCTCTATCAACATGAAAAGAGGCGTAAATTCTTCAAGGTTCTGGATACGATCATAGTGAAGAATAAACTTCCTGTAATAGGTATCAAAGAGGTAATACTCCTTTTTATAAAGCTCATACAAATCAATCGCAGTACTACCTTTGATTTTCTTTCCATAATGTTGCTCTAAAGACAATAGTTTGGCAGCATAATAAAGAGCTGAATACTCATTTTCATAATTCTTGTAAAAATGGCTCTTCCGTCTTTCTTTAATCTGCCTGATATATTTATCAAACTCACCAGCTTTATGAGTAAGGTTTTCAATAAGCCGTCTAATAATTTCTCTGTCAAAAATAGGGAAGGTATCGGTCTCTATAAAGCTATCGGTTTCAATGTCCTTAATTAATGAAGGTAGCTTAATATCGTCAGTAATCATTTCGGCTATCATTATATAATTAGGTGTATTCATAAAGTTTTCAATAAAGACAAAGGCATTAGATATGTTTTCTCCGATAAACTTTGCCATATTTTCGGATATGCTACCACGATAGGTTACAGACATATGCTTCAGAAACATTGATATTGCCAATAGCTTTATGTCCTTATCCTTTAGTGTATAACCATAAATATCGCCTGCAAGACTCCAGAATGCTTCCATATCGCCAAACTTTTCAATATCTGTTATGAATTTTCCTTCGCCTAGCAACCCGTCAACTAGGACTGTTTTAAATACTCCTTCAATGTCTAGAGCTGGGAGTTTCAATAAAGCAGAAAGAACAGCAGTGTCAATAATCTGCTCACTGTACTTTGTAAGTCCATAAGAAGCAAATTTCCTATATCTGTCCTTGTTACCAAAAAAGACAGCATATTTCTTAACTACACTCCGAAGGGAGACATCTATTTTCAAATCACGCATGATGACAGTTGTAGAATCTGCTGAAAATTCTTTTGAATATTTAAGTATGTCAATAAGAAAATTATCTCTTGGCTGTGGTTTTGAGCATGGAGAATAAACCAGAAAATTAGTTTCTGGTTCTTCCTCCTCAATAAGATACTTTATATAAAAGCTATTATTACTTATTGTCAGGAGCTTTGCCGATTTCAGCTCTATTTCTGATATTCTTTCTTGGAACTCTCCATCATCATCATACCAGAAAACAATATTCCTTTTCTGCCCATCACTGGGTTCGGCAGAAAGCATTGTATTTAGTACGTTTTGTACTTCAGTTAGATTCATATGTTTCAACTCCATTACATCGGAATATTTCTTAAAAAGAAGTATTCACACTTATATTCTATATCTTTGTCAACAGGTTTGCGGTGACGGAAGGCTTTCCATCCTCAATAACCTCAACGTTTTGATACTTTTGATAATTTACCACAACTCCGTCATCAAGGTCGAGCTTAATTCGTCTGCTAGCTATATGGGCTATTACAGGATCATACTTCATTATTTCAGCTGTTTTCTTCTGCAAGTCTTCTTTTTTCTTACGGTAGGAAGCTTTTTCAGCAGCAGTGAGAGAATCCTCTAACATCTGGTCTATTCTCTTAATTTCACCTTCATATGCTCTCATAAGAGGATGGAGATAGTCAGTTCTCACACGGGCAGGAGTGAATTCATCCATACGGTGTAGATATACAAGAGCCTTCATTGCACCAGCAGGACCCGTCTCAAATTGCCAATATATCGGCCTCTTCTTATATATTTTACAATGATCCTTAAAGAAGTCATTGAAAAAGTATTCTCTGATAATTTGTCTTGCAGTTTTGGTTGAAGTAGGCTTTAAAGCCTTTGCTATAAAGGTAAGGTTCTCTTCGAGGGTTTCAGATCCGTAGACCTTTTCAATAAACTCTATAAATCGTGTTACAATATCGTTCTCAAAGTACTCCTCACTAGTAATAGGTATAATATTATCCTCATCAGGGATAAAAGTAGTATAAGCTTCTTTATCAAATGTACCACCAGCATATACAAGCCCTTCACAGTCTAGACTATAGCGACCAAACATGCAGCCAACGGCATAGGAAATAAGGGATCGAATATCACGATCAAGGTCTGCACGTCTAACTGTTACATCTTCATCAGCAACTTCTGGGGTGAGTTCATCTTGTAAACCGTAGATTTCAATAAATATACGGTTTAACTCTTCCTCGTTAGCTTTGAGCTTTCTAAACCTTTCGTCAGTAACGACTACCCAGTTAACAAAGGCTTGTTCTATATTGGCCGCTTTATACCTAATAAGAGGATGTACTTTGAAGTCCCAAGAGGTTTCAAAATCGTCCAAATCAGCTTTAGTCAAAATAATGTTCTGTGAAACAATAGAATCTACTACACTTTTTTCT
This region includes:
- the pglZ gene encoding BREX-1 system phosphatase PglZ type A, which produces MNLTEVQNVLNTMLSAEPSDGQKRNIVFWYDDDGEFQERISEIELKSAKLLTISNNSFYIKYLIEEEEPETNFLVYSPCSKPQPRDNFLIDILKYSKEFSADSTTVIMRDLKIDVSLRSVVKKYAVFFGNKDRYRKFASYGLTKYSEQIIDTAVLSALLKLPALDIEGVFKTVLVDGLLGEGKFITDIEKFGDMEAFWSLAGDIYGYTLKDKDIKLLAISMFLKHMSVTYRGSISENMAKFIGENISNAFVFIENFMNTPNYIMIAEMITDDIKLPSLIKDIETDSFIETDTFPIFDREIIRRLIENLTHKAGEFDKYIRQIKERRKSHFYKNYENEYSALYYAAKLLSLEQHYGKKIKGSTAIDLYELYKKEYYLFDTYYRKFILHYDRIQNLEEFTPLFMLIENTYINFFLSELSVKWESAVLGLQTQWSLPSEIPQQQFCKKIVSSYIDKGEKLFVVISDGLRYEVAKELCDVLNTEHKGIVNLDTMLGVLPSYTSLGMAALLPGEEISYSDSGEVRIDGMPTKSTEQRATVLKKKYPKSTCVSFDDIRTMSKEELRAVTVGQDLIYVYHNTIDGRGDNASTEKQVFEAAEDCITELTKLVRKLKNDGNATNILITADHGFIYRRTALNESDKTPKELISYLIAKRRFIMTADKKEIHGTSRYAMDYLMKDSSLEVVIPKGTNCYKVSGSGSNYVHGGASLQEIMIPVIRFKSDRSSSDKLKVKKVSVSLTSLTRKITSMITYLEFFQNEVVEEKWVPVRLKAYFADEEGNRISNENIIIADSRSKEFADRTFKEKFTLKSGKYDKTKPYYLILADEEEKINEEVQKIKFNIDLIFNNDLGL